The Bubalus bubalis isolate 160015118507 breed Murrah chromosome 18, NDDB_SH_1, whole genome shotgun sequence genome contains a region encoding:
- the ATXN1L gene encoding ataxin-1-like: MKPVHERSQECLPPKKRDLPVTSEDMGRTTSCSTNHTPSSDASEWSRGVVVAGQSQAGARVSLGGDGAEAITGLTVDQYGMLYKVAVPPATFSPTGLPSVVNMSPLPPTFNVASSLIQHPGIHYPPIHYAQLPSTSLQFIGSPYSLPYAVPPNFLPSPLLSPSANLATSHLPHFVPYASLLAEGATPPPASSPAHSFSKAPSASSPPGQLPHHSSTQPLDLAPGRMPIYYQMSRLPAGYTLHETAPAGASPVLTPQEGQPALEAAAANGQRPRDRNLVRRESEALDSPSNKGEGQGLAPVVECVVDGQLFSGSQSARVEVAVPAHRGTPDTDLEVQRVVGALASQDYRVVAAQRKDEPSPLNLSHHNPDHQGGGRGPARSTAEMAEKNQARGVSPHSHQEPLKHRPFPKAVVVANGNLVPAGTDPGLLPVGSEILVASSLDIQARATFPDKESTLPPVTSSHLPSHFMKGAIIQLATGELKRVEDLQTQDFVRSAEVSGGLKIDSSTVVDIQESQWPGFVMLHFVVGEQQSKVSIEVPPEHPFFVYGQGWSSCSPGRTAQLFSLPCHRLQVGDVCISISLQNLNSNSVSQSSCAPPGQLGPPRERPERTVLGPREQCDSDGKSQPSGEGSRSVEPSQPEPGAQACWSAPSFQRYSTQGEEARAALLRPSFIPQEVKLSIEGRSNAGK; the protein is encoded by the coding sequence ATGAAACCTGTTCATGAGAGGAGTCAGGAATGCCTTCCACCAAAGAAACGAGACCTCCCCGTGACCAGCGAGGATATGGGGAGAACCACCAGCTGCTCAACTAACCACACACCCTCCAGTGATGCTTCTGAATGGTCTCGAGGGGTTGTGGTGGCCGGGCAGAGCCAGGCAGGAGCCAGAGTCAGCCTGGGGGGTGATGGAGCCGAGGCCATCACTGGTCTAACGGTGGACCAGTATGGCATGCTGTATAAGGTGGCTGTGCCACCTGCCACCTTCTCCCCAACTGGCCTCCCATCTGTGGTGAACATGAGCCCCTTGCCCCCCACATTTAATGTAGCGTCTTCTCTGATTCAACATCCAGGAATCCACTATCCCCCAATCCACTATGCTCAGCTCCCGTCCACCTCTCTGCAGTTCATCGGGTCTCCGTACAGCCTTCCTTATGCTGTGCCACCTAATTTCCTCCCAAGtcccctcctttctccttctgccaacCTCGCCACCTCTCACCTTCCACACTTTGTGCCATACGCCTCACTCCTGGCAGAAGGAGCCACTCCTCCCCCGGCTTCATCCCCAGCCCATTCGTTCAGCAAAGCCCCCTCTGCCAGCTCCCCGCCTGGGCAGTTGCCACATCACTCGAGTACTCAGCCACTGGACCTCGCTCCAGGCCGGATGCCCATTTATTATCAGATGTCCAGGCTCCCTGCTGGGTACACCTTGCATGAAACCGCCCCCGCAGGTGCCAGCCCAGTTCTTACTCCTCAGGAGGGCCAGCCTGCTCTGGAAGCAGCCGCTGCCAATGGACAGAGACCGCGAGATCGGAATTTAGTGAGACGGGAAAGCGAAGCCCTTGACTCCCCTAGCAACAAGGGTGAGGGCCAGGGACTGGCGCCAGTGGTCGAATGCGTGGTGGACGGACAATTGTTTTCAGGTTCTCAGTCTGCACGGGTGGAGGTGGCAGTGCCAGCACACCGAGGGACCCCGGACACTGACCTCGAGGTCCAGCGGGTGGTGGGTGCTTTAGCTTCTCAGGACTACCGGGTGGTGGCAGCTCAGAGGAAGGACGAGCCCAGCCCCCTCAACCTGTCCCACCATAACCCTGACCACCAGGGCGGGGGGCGAGGGCCAGCCAGGAGCACCGCCGAGATGGCCGAGAAAAACCAGGCCCGAGGGGTCTCCCCTCACTCCCATCAGGAACCCCTGAAGCATAGACCTTTCCCCAAAGCAGTGGTTGTAGCCAATGGCAACCTGGTGCCTGCTGGAACTGACCCAGGCCTGCTGCCTGTGGGTTCGGAGATCCTGGTGGCATCAAGTTTGGACATACAGGCCAGAGCCACCTTCCCAGACAAGGAGTCGACGCTACCACCCGTGACCTCTTCCCATTTGCCCTCCCATTTCATGAAGGGCGCCATCATCCAGCTGGCTACGGGGGAGCTGAAGCGGGTGGAGGACCTCCAGACACAGGATTTTGTGCGCAGTGCCGAAGTGAGCGGGGGGCTGAAGATTGACTCAAGCACAGTTGTGGACATTCAGGAGAGCCAATGGCCTGGATTTGTCATGCTGCACTTCGTGGTGGGTGAGCAGCAGAGCAAAGTGAGCATCGAGGTGCCCCCTGAGCACCCCTTCTTCGTCTATGGCCAGGGCTGGTCCTCCTGCAGCCCCGGGCGGACTGCACAACTCTTCTCTCTGCCCTGCCATCGGCTCCAGGTGGGAGATGTCTGCATCTCTATCAGTTTACAAAACTTGAACAGtaactcagtctctcagtccagCTGTGCTCCCCCAGGCCAGCTGGGTCCTCCCCGAGAAAGACCTGAGAGGACAGTCCTGGGACCCCGAGAGCAATGTGACAGTGATGGGAAAAGCCAGCCGTCAGGCGAGGGCTCCCGGTCGGTAGAGCCCTCGCAGCCGGAGCCTGGTGCTCAGGCCTGCTGGTCAGCCCCGAGCTTCCAAAGATACAGCACGCAAGGGGAGGAGGCGCGGGCTGCACTGCTCCGTCCCTCTTTCATTCCGCAGGAGGTGAAGCTGTCCATCGAAGGGCGCTCTAATGCGGGGAAATGA